Below is a window of Fibrobacter sp. UWB11 DNA.
CAAATCGGCGATAATCTTGTTGATTGCCTTGCGTAATTCGTCTTCGTGCTTGACAATCTCCGCAATTTCCTTGTTTAGCTGAACGATGTCCACCTTTTCGCGAGTATCCTTTTGCTCCACATAGGTCGAAACAGAAAGGTTGTAATCCTGTTCGGCCACATCGTCGATAGCTACCAATTTCGCAATGTGCTTCTTGTTTTTGCGCTCCGCCCAGTTGTTTTCGATATTCTGGATGTTGTCGTCTGTCAACTTGTTGGAATTTGTGACCTTGATGCATTCGGCGCTTGCGTCAAGGAACAAAATCTTGTTATCGGCCTTGTTCTTCTTCAGAACCATAATGCATGTTGCAATACTTGTTCCAAAGAACAGATTGTCGGGCAACTGGATAACGCAATCAACGAAGTTATTATCTACAAGATACTGGCGAATCTTTTGCTCAGCTCCACCGCGATACATAATGCCCGGGAAACACACCACTGCGGCGGTACCATCGGTAGAAAGCCATTTGAGAATATGCATTACAAATGCAAGGTCCGCTTTCGATTTCGGCGCAAGAACGCCTGCGGGCGCATAACGCGGGTCGTTAATCAAAGTCGCATCGCTATCGCCAGCCCACTTGATGGAATATGGCGGATTGGAAACAATCGCTTCAAAGGGCTCGTCATCCCAATGTTTCGGATCTGTAAGCGTGTCGCCAAGTGCGATATCAAACTTGTCGTAGCCTACATCATGCAAGAACATGTTAATTCGGCAAAGGTTGTAGGTCGTGATATTGATTTCTTGACCGAAGAATCCCTGACGCACGCCGTTAGGTCCAAGAATCTTGCGCGCTTTGAGCAGCAAAGAGCCTGAGCCACTTGCCGGGTCATAAATCTTTTTGATGTTCTTTTTGCCATGAACAGCGATTCTCACAAGTAGTTCAGAAACTTCTTGCGGCGTAAAGTATTCGCCACCCGACTTGCCTGCGTTGCTGGCATACATGCCCATTAAAAATTCGTAAGCGTCACCGAAAGCATCGATAGTGTTGTCTTGGTAGTTGCCCAAATTCATTTGAGCAACACCATTCATCAACTTAACGAGTTTGTCGCATTTCTGAGCGACAGTCTTGCCCAACTTATTGCTGTTAACATCAAAGTCGTCAAAAAGACCTGAAAAGTTTTCTTCAGAATCACTTCCTTTTGCAGAATTTTCAACGTACTTGAAAACGCTTTCCAGGGTCATGTTTAGGTTTTCATCTTCTGCAGCCTTTTTCAGAACATTGCAGAAAAGCTGGCTCGGAAGCATGAAGAACCCCTTCTCGCTGACCATGTCGTCCTTGATCTGCTTCGCT
It encodes the following:
- a CDS encoding type I restriction-modification system subunit M, whose product is MADNKKEIERAELHRTIWNIANDLRGSVDGWDFKQYVLGMLFYRYISENLTNYINQYQWEAGEKDFDYADISDKEAKQIKDDMVSEKGFFMLPSQLFCNVLKKAAEDENLNMTLESVFKYVENSAKGSDSEENFSGLFDDFDVNSNKLGKTVAQKCDKLVKLMNGVAQMNLGNYQDNTIDAFGDAYEFLMGMYASNAGKSGGEYFTPQEVSELLVRIAVHGKKNIKKIYDPASGSGSLLLKARKILGPNGVRQGFFGQEINITTYNLCRINMFLHDVGYDKFDIALGDTLTDPKHWDDEPFEAIVSNPPYSIKWAGDSDATLINDPRYAPAGVLAPKSKADLAFVMHILKWLSTDGTAAVVCFPGIMYRGGAEQKIRQYLVDNNFVDCVIQLPDNLFFGTSIATCIMVLKKNKADNKILFLDASAECIKVTNSNKLTDDNIQNIENNWAERKNKKHIAKLVAIDDVAEQDYNLSVSTYVEQKDTREKVDIVQLNKEIAEIVKHEDELRKAINKIIADLEK